From the Lolium rigidum isolate FL_2022 chromosome 2, APGP_CSIRO_Lrig_0.1, whole genome shotgun sequence genome, one window contains:
- the LOC124690685 gene encoding heavy metal-associated isoprenylated plant protein 20-like codes for MGGTLRQLVLGLLGGASGGHGGKEKEERRQLRQTVELRVRMDCERCERQVRKAIAGIRGVEHVEVNRRQQRVTVTGSVDPHKVLQRARSTGKKAELWPQQNPCYNGAAVMAHHGAIGAVQAHERWAPPVHPRHPDAMGAGSEHITDLFSDENPNACTVM; via the exons ATGGGAGGCACCTTGAGGCAGCTGGTGCTCGGCCTGTTGGGTGGGGCGAGTGGAGGCCACGGGggcaaggagaaggaggagaggaggcAGCTGCGGCAGACGGTGGAGCTGAGGGTGAGGATGGACTGCGAACGCTGCGAGCGTCAGGTCAGGAAGGCCATCGCCGGCATCAGAG GGGTGGAGCATGTGGAGGTGAACCGGAGGCAGCAAAGGGTGACCGTCACCGGCAGCGTCGACCCACACAAGGTCCTGCAGAGGGCCCGGTCCACAGGCAAGAAGGCGGAGCTATGGCCTCAACAGAATCCTTGCTACAACGGCGCCGCCGTCATGGCCCACCACGGCGCCATCGGAGCTGTCCAGGCCCATGAAAGGTGGGCACCGCCCGTCCACCCCAGACACCCCGACGCCATGGGCGCCGGCTCCGAGCACATCACCGACCTGTTCAGCGACGAAAACCCGAACGCCTGCACTGTCATGTGA
- the LOC124688366 gene encoding aspartic proteinase-like protein 1 translates to MRLPLLLLLMLAAAASAPAAAATLSARMVHRLSDEARLAAGARGGLWPRRGSGGYYRALVRNDLQRRLGAKHQLLSISQGGGIFSGGNDLGWLYYTWVEVGTPNTSFLVALDTGSDLFWVPCDCIECAPLSGYRGSLDRDMGIYKPAESKTSRHLPCSHELCSLGSGCAAAKQPCPYNIEYFQENTTSSGLLIEDTLHLDSRESHVPVKASVIIGCGRKQSGSYLDGIAPDGLLGLGMADISVPSFLARAGLVRNSFSMCFKEDSGRIFFGDQGVPTQQSTPFVPLNGKFQTYAVNVDKSCVGHKCFESTSFQALVDSGTSFTALPLDVYKAVAIEFDKQVKASRITHEDDSFEYCYSVSSLEMPDVPTVTLTLAANKTFQAINPTVSHSDKEGTITVFCLAIQPSPEPIGIIGQNFLVGYHVVFDRENMNLGWYRSECHDLDNSTTVPLGPSQHNSPQDPLPSNEQQTSPTGTPAVAGKPPVSSAPWNLHMLLANSYLLLLLTMYTVFFIS, encoded by the exons atgcgcctcccgctcctcctcctgctgatgCTCGCGGccgcggcgtcggcgccggcggccgcggcgacgCTCTCGGCTAGGATGGTGCACCGGCTCTCCGACGAGGCGCGGCTGGCGGCGGGGGCGCGCGGGGGGCTGTGGCCGCGGCGCGGGAGCGGGGGCTACTACCGGGCGCTCGTGCGGAACGACCTCCAGCGGCGGCTCGGCGCCAAGCACCAGCTCCTCTCCATCTCCCAAGGCGGCGGCATCTTCTCGGGCGGCAACGACTTGGGCTG GTTGTATTACACATGGGTGGAAGTTGGGACGCCGAACACTTCCTTTCTGGTCGCATTGGATACTGGAAGCGATTTGTTCTGGGTACCCTGTGACTGTATCGAGTGTGCTCCACTGTCTGGCTACCGTGGGAGCTTG GATAGAGATATGGGGATTTACAAACCAGCTGAATCAAAGACGAGTCGGCATCTGCCCTGCAGCCATGAGCTTTGCTCATTAGGTTCAGGCTGTGCAGCCGCAAAGCAGCCTTGCCCATACAATATCGAGTATTTTCAAGAAAATACAACCAGCTCGGGTTTGCTAATTGAAGATACTCTGCACTTGGATTCCAGGGAGAGCCATGTACCAGTGAAGGCTTCAGTCATTATAGG TTGTGGTAGGAAGCAAAGTGGCAGCTATTTGGATGGCATTGCACCAGATGGACTTCTTGGCCTTGGGATGGCAGATATCTCAGTTCCCAGCTTCCTTGCAAGAGCTGGATTAGTTCGGAATTCCTTTTCGATGTGTTTTAAGGAAGATTCTGGAAGAATTTTCTTCGGTGATCAAGGAGTGCCTACCCAACAGTCGACACCGTTTGTTCCTTTAAATGGAAAATT TCAAACCTATGCTGTTAATGTCGACAAATCTTGTGTTGGCCATAAATGTTTTGAGAGTACTAGCTTCCAGGCCTTAGTTGATAGTGGAACATCATTTACAGCTCTTCCTCTAGATGTTTACAAGGCTGTCGCTATCGAG TTTGACAAACAAGTTAAAGCCTCGAGAATAACCCATGAAGATGATTCTTTTGAATATTGCTACAGTGTCAG TTCTCTGGAGATGCCTGATGTGCCAACTGTAACTCTGACTCTTGCTGCAAACAAGACTTTTCAGGCCATTAATCCTACAGTTTCACACAGTGACAAAGAG gGAACAATTACTGTCTTTTGTTTAGCTATACAACCGTCACCAGAACCTATTGGAATTATTGGAC AGAACTTCTTGGTGGGGTACCACGTTGTTTTTGACAGAGAAAACATGAACCTGGGCTGGTATCGTTCTGAAT GCCATGATCTTGACAACAGCACGACAGTACCCTTGGGCCCGTCGCAGCACAACAGCCCGCAGGATCCGCTGCCGTCGAACGAGCAGCAGACATCTCCCACCGGGACGCCTGCAGTTGCTGGGAAGCCGCCAGTCTCTAGCGCGCCATGGAATCTACACATGCTACTCGCCAACTCCTACTTGCTGCTGTTACTGACTATGTACACCGTGTTCTTCATCTCATGA